The following nucleotide sequence is from Leptospiraceae bacterium.
CGAAGCGGTGATTTTTATGCATCTGCATCTGGTAGAGCCTTTCGAAGTGATGAAGAGGATTTATCCAGGCGGGGAGGATTTTCGAGTAGCTATTGGATTGGAAATACAGATGCCTGGGGACCTTTGCTTTTTCAAAAAGGAGCAGATGGAAGAAATCTAGGAACTTACCGTGATCCAAGTAGAGATTACGGAGCATTAGCCTCTGTAGGATACAAAGGATTAAGAGTAGGGACAATTTTTTGGGATCGAAACGAAGGCTATGGTGTGCAGTATACAGGAGAGCACTCGCAACCAAATTCAATCTGGAAAATAAATTCTAAACAAATATTTATTGAACAACAGCATGAATGGAATGAAAAGCTGAAAACGTTTTCGTTAATCCTCTATAGAGAGAGTAATACTTCCGGGAATTGGGCAGAGGCTTATCCTAATTCACCTCCAAATTCCAAAAACTCTTCCATTAGCTACACAGCCTGGAATTCTGATAATAGCAGTGTACTTACTTATCAAAACTTTGAATACAAAGCTACATCTTACTTTCAAATCCTCGGGGGGCTTAAATATGAAGGTAAGAGACTAACAAAAAATTATGATATACCCGGTTATTACAATGCATTTAGCTCTTATTCCTATTTGAATGATAGTAAAATTTTTCCAAACGGATTTGGTGTTGGATCAAGCACTGACCCTTATTATCTAAGACCTCCAGATCCTAAAAAACAAATGCCTGAATCAAATAGAATCAATACTGTAGATACAGGAGCATTTATTTCCATGATTCTTGGCTTGGATAAATTTAGACTTGTTCCTGGTATTCGTTATGATAGAAATTCCTTATATGGTCAATCTATCAATCCGAGGATAACAGGTATTTATCACTACTCCAGTCAAACAACTTTTAAAGTTTTGTATGGAGAGGCATTCAATGAGCCTTCTCCTATTTTACTATTTGGCGGATGGAATGGAAGAGCATCCAATCCTTATATGAAGCCAGAAAAAGAAAGGTCTCATGAGTTTATTGTAATGCATCAGAGGGGTCGTTTTTTTCATGAGACATCTCTTTATTATTCGCGCTATGAAAATGTAATTAAGGAAGAAGCGGAAAATGCTGGAAAGCGAAAGATTTATGGATTAGAATATAAAATTAAATCAAAGTTTAAAAACTTCATTCCCGAATCAACGCCGATTGAGACTTATATATATTATACATACACAGAATCTCTAAGCAGTATTCATTATGATCAAGTTGCCGGCAAATGGAAAGAAGGAGATACCGTTTTTGGTAGATATGAGAATCTAAATTCCGGTCTTGCCGCACAAATTCCTCGCACAGAAAGTTATACAACTCTTGGAGATATTGCAAGGCATAAAGTTCAAATTGGATTTAATTTGCCTATAGGAGATAAGTATAACTGGAATTTGCGCGGAGTCTATACAGGACCTAAAACAGTTTATTTAAGAAATGCAATTCGAGATGAGGGTAAGACTGTTAGTCCGCATTTTGTAATCAACACAGCTTTTATAATCAATTTTCAAGACCTGGGTTTTTTTACACTAAAAGTTTTAAATCTTTTAAATCATAGTTATTACGATCCCGGAATTGAAGGAGCTGATGGTGGTGATAATTATTATAGGAGAGCACAGGGCTTTCGAAGTTCTTTACTTCCTCAGCCGGGAAGATATATTCAATTGAGTTGGACATTGGAATTCTAGAAACAATATCCTTTGTTTAAGGATTAGTGGTAAATGAGTATTATCCTTTAATTTTATTGATGATATTACTGCTCGATTTACCGGTAACAAACGGAAGAATTTTAACAATTCCTCCATAGGAAATAATCGTTTTATATTCGGGCATTTCCTCGGCGATATAATCACCACCTTTTACATGAATATCAGGTTGGATTAATTCTATTAATGAAATTGGAGTTTTATCTGAAAAGATTGTAACAGCATCTACAAATAATAAGGATGCAAGCATAATACAACGATCATACTCTGTATTAATTGGTCTATTTTCTCCCTTCAAACCTTTGACCGACAAATCGGAATTAACCCCAATCCAAAGGAAGTTACCCAATTCTCTTGCTTTGGAAAGGTAAGTTAAATGACCCAGGTGAACGATATCAAAACACCCATTCGTAAAAACGATAGGTTTGGCACTCAGAGATTTTTTAAACTCAGTTATATTTTCTTGCAATATTATTTTCTTTTGAATAGTCTCGAAAATCATTCTAAGAGTTTCCTTTTTATAAGAGCCCTTTCTAATTCGTCGAGGCTAACAGTCGATGCACCCAGTTTTTCTACTACGACTCCTGCTCCAGCATTTGCTACTAGAGTTGATTCGAGTTCAGACATGCCTGCCGTTCTAAATGCAGAATAGAGGCTAATGACTGTATCCCCGGCACCAGTTACATCATAGACTTCCTTTGCAACAGTTGG
It contains:
- a CDS encoding ligand-gated channel protein, which produces MYGPNAFQGVVNIITKTGKEQNKPVEGKVSFQVGKNNTYSIDGSANVRSGDFYASASGRAFRSDEEDLSRRGGFSSSYWIGNTDAWGPLLFQKGADGRNLGTYRDPSRDYGALASVGYKGLRVGTIFWDRNEGYGVQYTGEHSQPNSIWKINSKQIFIEQQHEWNEKLKTFSLILYRESNTSGNWAEAYPNSPPNSKNSSISYTAWNSDNSSVLTYQNFEYKATSYFQILGGLKYEGKRLTKNYDIPGYYNAFSSYSYLNDSKIFPNGFGVGSSTDPYYLRPPDPKKQMPESNRINTVDTGAFISMILGLDKFRLVPGIRYDRNSLYGQSINPRITGIYHYSSQTTFKVLYGEAFNEPSPILLFGGWNGRASNPYMKPEKERSHEFIVMHQRGRFFHETSLYYSRYENVIKEEAENAGKRKIYGLEYKIKSKFKNFIPESTPIETYIYYTYTESLSSIHYDQVAGKWKEGDTVFGRYENLNSGLAAQIPRTESYTTLGDIARHKVQIGFNLPIGDKYNWNLRGVYTGPKTVYLRNAIRDEGKTVSPHFVINTAFIINFQDLGFFTLKVLNLLNHSYYDPGIEGADGGDNYYRRAQGFRSSLLPQPGRYIQLSWTLEF
- the rfaE2 gene encoding D-glycero-beta-D-manno-heptose 1-phosphate adenylyltransferase, with translation MIFETIQKKIILQENITEFKKSLSAKPIVFTNGCFDIVHLGHLTYLSKARELGNFLWIGVNSDLSVKGLKGENRPINTEYDRCIMLASLLFVDAVTIFSDKTPISLIELIQPDIHVKGGDYIAEEMPEYKTIISYGGIVKILPFVTGKSSSNIINKIKG